One Brassica napus cultivar Da-Ae chromosome C4, Da-Ae, whole genome shotgun sequence genomic region harbors:
- the LOC125575053 gene encoding tRNA (carboxymethyluridine(34)-5-O)-methyltransferase-like, translating to MRDVKVKANSSKSTHQEESLSVKSTPEIEKKYVHRVYDAIAPHFSSTRYAKWPKVAAFLESLPSGSVILDAGCGNGKYLGLNPNCFFIGCDISNPLIRICSEKGQEVVVADAVNLPYRDGFGDAAISIAVLHHLSTEERRKSAVEELVRVVKPGGFVLITVWAAEQEDKSLLTKWTPLSPKYVEEWVGPGSPMDSPRVRNNPCFGLESIPETDVSVKEEKDKNSVEVLLEAVEMNHQQEYFVPWHLPYHRAEVSGASASALASGLAKKDDKKGAVVYNRYYHVFSEGELDRLASGVGNAMIVDRFYDKSNWCIVLQKEALNQDH from the coding sequence ATGAGAGACGTCAAAGTGAAAGCTAATTCTTCTAAGTCAACGCATCAAGAAGAATCCCTGAGCGTTAAATCAACTCCCGAGATCGAGAAAAAGTACGTCCACCGAGTCTACGACGCAATCGCTCCGCATTTCAGCTCCACGAGGTATGCCAAGTGGCCTAAAGTCGCCGCCTTCCTCGAATCATTACCTTCCGGATCCGTGATTCTCGACGCCGGCTGCGGGAACGGCAAGTACCTGGGGCTAAACCCGAACTGTTTCTTTATAGGGTGCGACATCAGCAACCCGCTCATCAGAATCTGCTCGGAGAAAGGCCAAGAAGTTGTGGTCGCGGACGCTGTCAATCTCCCTTACAGAGATGGGTTCGGTGACGCGGCGATCTCAATCGCGGTTTTGCATCACTTGAGCACGGAGGAGAGGAGGAAGAGCGCTGTTGAGGAGCTGGTTCGGGTGGTTAAGCCTGGTGGGTTTGTGCTCATCACGGTTTGGGCTGCGGAGCAGGAGGATAAGTCTTTGCTCACTAAGTGGACGCCGTTGTCTCCCAAGTATGTTGAGGAATGGGTGGGACCGGGTAGTCCGATGGATAGCCCTCGTGTGAGGAACAACCCGTGCTTTGGTCTTGAGAGTATTCCGGAGACTGACGTGAGTGTAAAGGAGGAAAAGGATAAGAACTCTGTTGAAGTGTTGTTGGAGGCTGTGGAGATGAATCATCAGCAAGAGTACTTTGTTCCGTGGCATTTGCCTTACCACCGTGCTGAAGTTAGTGGCGCATCTGCTTCTGCGCTTGCAAGTGGGCTTGCGAAGAAAGACGATAAGAAAGGAGCTGTTGTGTACAATAGATACTACCACGTCTTCAGTGAAGGCGAACTTGACAGGTTGGCGTCTGGAGTAGGCAATGCAATGATAGTTGATAGGTTTTACGACAAGTCCAATTGGTGTATTGTTCTTCAGAAAGAAGCTTTAAACCAAGATCATTGA